The following proteins are co-located in the Microplitis demolitor isolate Queensland-Clemson2020A chromosome 5, iyMicDemo2.1a, whole genome shotgun sequence genome:
- the LOC103579554 gene encoding uncharacterized protein DDB_G0287625 produces the protein MTNIKYICMINIYLVISIWLTTILSVRSQTVWLDVDTGKIVGVSKSQSNQPVGNYGQVNYNYNRRPQYGQTNALSPNYGVNNQRVGGNNLNPMWNCRNSRTGFNFPVTNEVMFNTFPEILQQAQRSNFPRQNYPNYNRKRQYGQQNHYRFEFGIQRKKRSTLDPEWVCTNSKTGDMLVIASEVMTDKFPESTQNTLNNQRYPNSYANNPWLNGQNLPNQPTNQIPQQNVPQNPPNWGQNNQNIPSTPIPQQNIPQNPPNWGQNNQNIPQNPPNWGQTNQVIPNTPIPQQNVPQNPPNWGQNNQNILQNPPNWGQTNQVIPSTPIPQQNIPQNPPNWGQNNQNPNNPINFPPFQTTPEPTDLPAIILTTKKPFPKLEDIDWLKYIETTTKPTPTTTSTTEKPAFNPTSLSQAIDGEGIIMPRGNFEK, from the exons atgacaaatattaaatatatatgtatgataaatatttacttagtAATTAGCATCTGGTTAACGACAATTTTGTCAGTGAGATCGCAAACAGTTTGGCTAGATGTTGATACGGGTAAAATAGTGGGTGTATCTAAGAGTCAATCGAACCAGCCTGTGGGTAATTATGGTCAagtgaattataattataatagaagACCGCAGTATGGTCAAACTAACGCACTTTCGCCAAATTATGGTGTTAATAATCAGAGAGTTGGtggaaataatttgaatccaATGTGGAATTGCAGAAACAGCAGAACGGGTTTCaat tttCCTGTAACAAATGAAGTAATGTTCAATACGTTCCCGGAAATTTTACAACAAGCACAAAGATCTAATTTCCCAAGACAAAATTATCCGAATTATAATCGTAAGCGTCAATATGGGCAGCAAAATCATTACAGATTTGAATTTGGTATACAGAGAAAAAAACGTAGTACTTTAGATCCTGAGTGGGTTTGTACAAATAGTAAAACTGGGGATATG TTAGTAATTGCCAGTGAAGTCATGACTGATAAATTCCCAGAAAGTACTCAAAATACGTTAAATAATCAACGATATCCTAATTCATATGCAAATAACCCCTGGTTAAATGGTCAAAATCTACCAAATCAACCAACCAATCAAATACCCCAGCAAAATGTCCCTCAAAATCCGCCAAATTGGGGGCAAAACAATCAAAACATACCAAGTACTCCAATACCTCAACAAAATATTCCTCAAAATCCACCAAATTGGggacaaaataatcaaaatattcctCAGAATCCACCAAACTGGGGGCAAACCAACCAAGTTATACCAAATACTCCAATACCTCAACAAAATGTCCCTCAAAATCCACCAAATTGGggacaaaataatcaaaatattctTCAGAATCCACCAAACTGGGGGCAAACCAATCAAGTTATACCAAGTACTCCAATACCTCAACAAAATATTCCTCAAAATCCACCAAACTGGGGGCAAAATAATCAAAACCCCAACAATCCAATCAATTTTCCCCCCTTTCAAACAACACCTGAACCTACTGACCTACCagcaattattttaactacGAAAAAACCATTCCCGAAATTAGAAGACATTGACTGGCTCAAATACATCGAAACAACAACGAAACCAACACCAACAACAACGTCGACGACTGAAAAACCAGCTTTTAATCCGACGAGTTTAAGCCAAGCAATTGACGGCGAGGGAATTATTATGCCCAgaggaaattttgaaaagtaa
- the LOC103579484 gene encoding uncharacterized protein LOC103579484 — protein sequence MAGLTILLLISIMSVLTEASVQAYGLPKKVISSNHGGIERIHLGTLLKVSDLNDTRDYIYDSSSDSPLIRLAIRPSMARSINLEAHNNDRDEDLMQPADSPVTVIRRQRSIDNSESDDLETAESTVFRPLFVYRQQVAERNRPHKSENPIYGSYQYGPAKSYADNNYKKSWRNYDNNDNSLN from the exons atggcTGGTCTAACA attttattactaatcAGTATCATGTCAGTACTGACTGAAGCCAGTGTCCAAGCCTACGGTCTTCCAAAGAAAGTAATCTCGAGTAATCATGGGGGAATAGAGAGAATTCATCTGGGAACTTTATTAAAAGTGTCAGATCTCAATGACACAcgtgattatatatatgattcatcAAGTGACAGTCCATTGATACGTCTCGCGATTCGGCCTTCGATGGCCAGATCAATAAATCTTGAAGCTCATAATAATGATCGAGATGAAGATTTGATGCAACCAGCAGATTCTCCAGTTACTGTAATAAGAAGACAGCGTTCGATAGATAATTCAGAGTCAGATGACTTAGAGACGGCAGAGTCGACTGTATTCCGACCATTGTTTGTTTACAGACAACAAGTCGCTGAAAGAAATCGTCCTCATAAAAGTGAAAATCCGATTTATGGTTCTTATCAGTATGGTCCTGCTAAATCTTAtgctgataataattataaaaaatcatggcgtaattatgacaataatgacaattcattgaattaa